The Chitinophagales bacterium region TGTAAATTTATGGAGCCTAAGCGCGGCATATTCCAAACCACTTCGGGCAACATGCGGAATGCCACTATAACAAACAAATCTGCCTGCAAGGTGCGGAGTTGTTCCACAAAGGATTCGCTCTTCAGTTTATCGGGCTGCAGTACTTTTAATCCATGTTTGAGTGCGCACTGTTTTACTTCGCTTTGGTGCAGTTCTAACCCTCTGCCTGCCGGTTTATCGGGCGCGGTAACTACTGCTGCCACTTCGTGCGAAGAAGTAAGTAGCGTTTCTAACATTGGCACTGCAAATTCCGGTGTGCCGAAAAATACCAATCGTAATTTTTGCATAACAGAATGCGATGTTAGGCAAAAAACAAAAACAAAATGGTTTGTTACCATTCTTTTTCAAGTAACAACAGCAGGATGCGGCTCTAATTAGCAGCCGTGCTGCCTACTTTAGCTATTGCTTAAATCTATTTCGGTATTGTCGCCAATATTTAAACTCTGTGAGAATCCCTTGATGCCCGCATCGGAGCCAATGAGTGAATTTACCAAGGTTATATTTTCGAGTTTGGTATAGCTGCCCACAATAGAATCGCGAATAATAGAAAACTGTACTGCGCTGTGATCGCCAATAGTAACATTGGGACCTACAATAGAATTCACAATTTGTGCACCTTCGCCTATACTCACCGGAGGTATAATAATTGAGTTTTGAGTAGCGCCTTTGCGCACTGCCAAATCGCCCAATTTTCGCAATAAGATGGTGTTGGTTTCTAACAGAATTTCTTTTTTACCTAAATCGAACCACTGCTCTACTTTATAGCTATTAAATACTACTCCGTTGGTAATCATGGTACGCAGTGCATCTGTGAGATGAAACTCGTTGTTGGTACGAATATTATGTTCAACATTATATGCCAATGCTTCAAACAACTGCTTGGTTTCGTATATAAAATACAAACCAACCAATGCCATATTAGATTTGGGAATAGATGGCTTTTCTACCACATTCTTTATGGTACCATCGGTTCCTAACTCTGCTACGCCAAAAGAACGCGGATCTTCTACTTTTTTTATACAAAGGGTTGAAGTTTCGCCATGTACCAACTCGCTCACATCGGCATCAGTAATGGTATCGCCTAATTGAATAATAAGCGGTTCATTGATGTTTACTATTTCTCTTGCGCAAAAGAGTGCGTGCCCCATTCCTTCGGGCGTTTCTTGCGTTACAAAATGAGCATCGATTTCAGGATAGTTTTCTACTACAAAGTCTTTTATTTTTTCGCCCAAATAGCCAATTACAAATATAAAACGCGTAACACCGTTTTCTTTTAGGCTTTCTATTATGAAAGAAAGAATTGGTTTTCCGGCAACAGAAATAAGCACCTTGGGCTGGGTATAAGTGAGCGGACGAAGGCGTGTGCCTGCTCCGGCTACCGGAATAATTGCTTGCATAGATTACAAACGTACATAAATTTTTATCACGTTATTTAATTCAGATTTCAAAACAATTTATTCAGTATTAAATCAATTAGAATATTGATTGAATTGGCACTGCTTTGCCCTTTCAGTTTGCTATAATCGGTATATTCTATATGCACCGGAACTTCTACTACACGTAGCTTTTGAGCTTTTATCAATGAAAGAATTTCGGTAGCATGTGCCATTCTGTTTTCGGTGATTTTAATTTTGGCAGCTGCTGCTCTTGTAAATGCACGAAATCCATTATGTGCATCGCTTAACCATAATCCTGTAATAACACCATTTACCATAATTGCAACACGCAAAACGACTCTGCGCATGGTTGGTATTGCGGCAATATCTTCTTTACGCTTAAAACGCGAACCCAGCGCCACATCGGCCTCATTTGCCTGCAGTTTGCTTAGCAATAGCGGAATTTCTTTGTAATTGTGTTGCCCATCGGCATCGAAATGCACAATAAAAGATGCGCCTTTCTGTATGCTGAAACTGGTGCCTGTTTGTATGGCAGCGCCTTGCCCCAAATTAACAGGATGGCGCAAATAATATATAGGAAGATCTTGAATGGTTGCTACCGTATTATCGGTAGAAAAATCATCTACAACTACAATAGAATAACCTTGCTCTACCAATGGTAGCAAGGTGTTGCGCAACTGTGCGGCTTCGTTAAACGAAGGAACTACAATAAATATTTCTGCGTTTGCAGTTTTAACCATGTATTACTTTTTGTAGAAAGGAAATTCGTTCATCTCTTCAAGTGTTGCCTGCGGTGGAGTTGCCTGCGCCAACTGGCGTTCTTGTTTAGGTTTCAGCATTTCGGTTGCCAACTCATTAAATTTAGTTTGCAATGCAGCCAAACTCCACTGCCCAAAAACAGTATGCCCGGCTTCATACATTTGCACTTGGTACTCTTCGTTGGTAGTAATGTAACCGGAATAGCCATTGGCATAAGGTGCCAAAATTACTTCTGTAATACCTGCCGCTGCCAACTTTTCTTTAAGTGAAGCTACCAGCCTTTTTCCTGCTATTACTGTAATTTCAAACGGGAAAGCGGCTACTGCCACATTACCGATAAATGTAAGTTGTATAGGTAATACTTTAGGAGTGTACAGCACTTTTCTTTTGCTGCCTATTTGCGCATAATACTTTTTGAATGCGGCTATGCTGCCATCAAAAATACCGGGTATGGGTAACTTGCTAAAGTTAGCATATCCCAAAATTCGTGGTGCGTGGGTTTCGAGCAAAATAGCTTTATTGCCTTGCACGCGATATTTCAACTGTACCTTTTCATCGTTTCCTTGAGTTTCTAAATCGCGCTGTTTTACTCGTTCAATCATTTTTTTTGCAATCGGTAGCAATACAGCCGGCATGCCGGGGCCATCGAATAAAGCACCTCTAAAAAATGGAAGCCCCATACATGCTTCGCAAGTGCGAGCATCTGTATTTCCTTTTGCAAATTGTGGGTCGCACTTAATCTCGGTAAAATCTATCCACCAAATTTCGCTATCGAAATTAGAGCCTACCGTTGCGCCTTTTTGTTCTATAAGCTCTATTGCTTTTTCAAACTGAAGTTTACCATTGTAAGCAGCACTTTTGTAATCGTTATCGAACTTGCCATACCAATAGCCTCGTTGCCATTTAAAGATATTCTTCTTGTAGCGAAAGCGAGGCGAAACATCGCCACAAATACCTTGCGCAAATGCACCAACATATTGCGTTCCCTTAGCTGCAAAATACTCCTCTAAGAATTTAGCAGCATAGCCTTTATTGTCGGCATTTACTTGATGCAAATTATTGGAAAGGCTCGTAGTATGCACACCAAACCAATTGATGCTGCCCAGCGGCTCTCCACTTTCACTTTCAAAACTAAGCAATTGCATTTCGCGGTTCACACCTTTGTGTAAAGTTTGCATGGTGAGTTTCTCGGGAATATCGGGATTAGCATTATACGCATTCATAGAGCGTTGAAATGCCACTTCTTTATCTAACTCAAAACTCCCCTTATGCAGCGATATTTTTCCTTGCTTTTTATTGCCCTCTGCCTGCACAATTGCCTGCACAATTGCACCATACACTTCCTTATATATTTTTTCTG contains the following coding sequences:
- a CDS encoding neutral/alkaline non-lysosomal ceramidase N-terminal domain-containing protein translates to MIQIGTSSVAYSPFLKNAAMLGFGMYQHTMQEPGTLHVRAFVLENETQKICIVNAELGFITLALHQAVLNELKAKYPQFGLSEKNLVITAQHTHSAPGGFSYYPLYNMPTPGFSEKIYKEVYGAIVQAIVQAEGNKKQGKISLHKGSFELDKEVAFQRSMNAYNANPDIPEKLTMQTLHKGVNREMQLLSFESESGEPLGSINWFGVHTTSLSNNLHQVNADNKGYAAKFLEEYFAAKGTQYVGAFAQGICGDVSPRFRYKKNIFKWQRGYWYGKFDNDYKSAAYNGKLQFEKAIELIEQKGATVGSNFDSEIWWIDFTEIKCDPQFAKGNTDARTCEACMGLPFFRGALFDGPGMPAVLLPIAKKMIERVKQRDLETQGNDEKVQLKYRVQGNKAILLETHAPRILGYANFSKLPIPGIFDGSIAAFKKYYAQIGSKRKVLYTPKVLPIQLTFIGNVAVAAFPFEITVIAGKRLVASLKEKLAAAGITEVILAPYANGYSGYITTNEEYQVQMYEAGHTVFGQWSLAALQTKFNELATEMLKPKQERQLAQATPPQATLEEMNEFPFYKK
- a CDS encoding glycosyltransferase family 2 protein, with amino-acid sequence MVKTANAEIFIVVPSFNEAAQLRNTLLPLVEQGYSIVVVDDFSTDNTVATIQDLPIYYLRHPVNLGQGAAIQTGTSFSIQKGASFIVHFDADGQHNYKEIPLLLSKLQANEADVALGSRFKRKEDIAAIPTMRRVVLRVAIMVNGVITGLWLSDAHNGFRAFTRAAAAKIKITENRMAHATEILSLIKAQKLRVVEVPVHIEYTDYSKLKGQSSANSINILIDLILNKLF
- a CDS encoding NTP transferase domain-containing protein; the encoded protein is MQAIIPVAGAGTRLRPLTYTQPKVLISVAGKPILSFIIESLKENGVTRFIFVIGYLGEKIKDFVVENYPEIDAHFVTQETPEGMGHALFCAREIVNINEPLIIQLGDTITDADVSELVHGETSTLCIKKVEDPRSFGVAELGTDGTIKNVVEKPSIPKSNMALVGLYFIYETKQLFEALAYNVEHNIRTNNEFHLTDALRTMITNGVVFNSYKVEQWFDLGKKEILLETNTILLRKLGDLAVRKGATQNSIIIPPVSIGEGAQIVNSIVGPNVTIGDHSAVQFSIIRDSIVGSYTKLENITLVNSLIGSDAGIKGFSQSLNIGDNTEIDLSNS